Proteins encoded by one window of Acuticoccus sp. MNP-M23:
- a CDS encoding HU family DNA-binding protein, giving the protein MKKSELVAEVATSTELNQKDATKAVDATFTAIIEALKSGDEVRISNFGVFAVQQRPESQGRDPRSGEAITIKAAKVPKFRPGKPLKDALNA; this is encoded by the coding sequence ATGAAGAAGTCAGAACTCGTAGCAGAGGTGGCGACGTCCACCGAGCTCAACCAGAAAGACGCGACGAAGGCGGTTGACGCCACCTTCACCGCAATCATCGAGGCGCTGAAGAGCGGCGACGAGGTTCGTATCTCGAACTTCGGTGTTTTTGCCGTGCAGCAACGCCCCGAGTCCCAGGGGCGCGACCCGCGCTCGGGCGAGGCGATCACCATCAAGGCCGCCAAGGTCCCCAAATTCCGTCCGGGCAAGCCCCTGAAGGACGCGCTGAACGCGTAA
- the lon gene encoding endopeptidase La — protein MTKSDETKASSGHEREAGAFPVLPLRDIVVFPHMVVPLFVGREKSIRALEEVMRADKQILLVTQREATDDDPAPKGLFDIGTLATVLQLLKLPDGTVKVLVEGTQRAAITAFTERSEYFEADVEPVADATFDNTEALALSRSVVSEFESYVKLNKKISPEVISAVSQIEDYAKLADTVASHLVVKIPVKQEILATPSVIERFEKVLGIMNGEISVLQVEKRIRSRVKRQMEKTQREYYLNEQMRAIQKELGDGEDGKDELAELEERIKTTKFSKEAREKAEAELKKLRSMSPMSAEATVVRNYLDWMLSIPWKKPSRIKNDLEHAEHVLETDHFGLEKVKERILEYLAVQARANKLKGPILCLVGPPGVGKTSLGKSIAKATGREFVRMSLGGVRDEAEIRGHRRTYIGSMPGKVIQSMKKAKKSNPLFLLDEIDKMGMDFRGDPSSALLEVLDPEQNSSFMDHYLEVEYDLSNVMFITTSNTLNIPGPLLDRMEVIRIAGYTEDEKIEIARRHLIDKSVADHGLKGGEFAIDDDALRMMIRRYTRESGVRNLEREISTLARKAVKEILSSKGEVTTILVNTEKLEEYLGVPRYRYGQAELEDQVGVATGLAWTEVGGELLTIEGLMMPGKGKMTVTGNLRDVMKESISAAASYVRSRALDLGVEPPMFERRDIHVHVPEGATPKDGPSAGIAMATAVVSVITGIPIRRDLAMTGEITLRGRVLPIGGLKEKLLAALRGGITTVLIPEENAKDLADIPDNVKNVLEIVPVSRMDDVLQRALVRMPEAIEWTEPAPNPKDASRSIEDDDTMFRAH, from the coding sequence ATGACAAAGTCCGACGAGACCAAGGCGAGCTCGGGCCACGAGCGCGAAGCGGGGGCGTTTCCTGTTCTTCCGTTGCGCGACATCGTGGTGTTTCCCCACATGGTCGTGCCGCTGTTCGTTGGCCGCGAGAAGTCGATTCGCGCTCTCGAAGAAGTGATGCGCGCCGACAAGCAGATCCTGCTCGTCACCCAGCGCGAAGCGACCGACGACGATCCGGCCCCCAAGGGCCTGTTCGACATCGGCACTCTGGCGACCGTTCTCCAGCTCCTCAAACTGCCCGACGGCACCGTCAAGGTGCTGGTCGAAGGCACGCAGCGCGCGGCCATCACCGCATTCACCGAGCGCTCGGAATATTTCGAGGCCGACGTCGAGCCCGTGGCCGATGCCACCTTCGACAACACGGAGGCGCTGGCGCTGTCCCGCTCCGTGGTTTCGGAATTCGAAAGCTACGTCAAACTCAACAAGAAGATTTCGCCTGAGGTGATTTCCGCGGTCAGCCAGATCGAGGATTACGCCAAGCTTGCCGACACCGTGGCCTCTCACCTTGTCGTGAAAATCCCGGTGAAGCAGGAGATTCTCGCAACCCCGTCCGTGATCGAGCGCTTCGAGAAGGTGCTCGGAATCATGAACGGCGAGATTTCCGTTCTGCAGGTGGAAAAGCGCATCCGCAGCCGTGTGAAGCGGCAGATGGAGAAGACCCAGCGCGAGTATTACCTCAACGAGCAGATGCGCGCGATCCAGAAGGAGCTGGGCGACGGCGAGGACGGCAAGGACGAACTCGCCGAACTCGAAGAGCGGATCAAGACCACCAAATTCTCCAAGGAAGCCCGCGAAAAGGCCGAGGCGGAGCTGAAGAAGCTGCGCTCCATGAGCCCGATGTCGGCCGAGGCGACCGTGGTGCGCAACTACCTCGACTGGATGCTCTCCATCCCGTGGAAGAAGCCGAGCCGCATCAAGAACGACCTGGAGCACGCCGAGCACGTCCTCGAAACCGATCATTTCGGCCTCGAGAAGGTGAAGGAGCGCATCCTCGAATATCTCGCCGTGCAGGCCCGCGCCAACAAGCTGAAGGGGCCGATCCTGTGCCTCGTCGGCCCGCCCGGCGTCGGCAAGACCTCGCTCGGCAAGTCCATCGCCAAGGCGACGGGGCGTGAGTTCGTGCGCATGTCGCTCGGCGGGGTGCGGGACGAGGCGGAAATCCGCGGTCACCGGCGCACCTATATCGGCTCGATGCCCGGCAAGGTCATCCAGTCGATGAAGAAGGCGAAGAAGTCCAACCCGCTCTTCCTGCTCGACGAGATCGACAAGATGGGCATGGATTTCCGCGGTGATCCGTCGTCCGCGCTTCTCGAAGTGCTGGACCCGGAGCAGAACTCCTCGTTCATGGACCACTATCTCGAGGTCGAGTACGACCTTTCGAACGTGATGTTCATCACCACGTCCAACACGCTGAACATCCCCGGACCGCTGCTGGACCGGATGGAAGTGATCCGCATCGCCGGTTACACCGAGGACGAGAAGATCGAGATCGCGCGCCGCCATCTCATCGACAAGTCCGTGGCCGACCATGGTCTGAAGGGCGGCGAGTTCGCCATCGACGACGATGCGCTGCGCATGATGATCCGCCGCTACACCCGCGAATCGGGCGTGCGTAACCTTGAGCGCGAAATCTCCACGCTGGCCCGCAAGGCGGTCAAGGAGATCCTGTCCTCCAAGGGCGAGGTGACGACCATCCTCGTGAACACCGAGAAGCTGGAAGAATATCTCGGTGTGCCGCGCTACCGCTACGGTCAGGCGGAGCTGGAAGACCAGGTGGGTGTCGCAACCGGCCTTGCCTGGACCGAGGTCGGCGGCGAACTTCTCACCATCGAAGGCCTGATGATGCCCGGCAAGGGCAAGATGACGGTCACCGGCAACCTGCGCGATGTGATGAAGGAGTCCATCTCCGCAGCGGCATCCTACGTTCGCTCGCGTGCGCTCGACCTTGGTGTCGAACCGCCGATGTTCGAGCGGCGTGACATCCACGTGCACGTGCCGGAGGGGGCCACGCCCAAGGACGGGCCGTCCGCGGGCATCGCCATGGCGACGGCCGTCGTCTCGGTGATCACCGGCATTCCGATCCGGCGTGACCTGGCGATGACGGGTGAGATCACCCTGCGTGGCCGCGTCCTCCCGATCGGCGGCTTGAAGGAAAAGCTGCTTGCTGCATTGCGCGGCGGGATCACGACAGTCCTGATCCCCGAGGAGAACGCCAAGGACCTTGCGGACATTCCGGACAACGTGAAAAACGTTCTGGAGATCGTTCCGGTGAGCCGGATGGATGACGTCCTGCAGCGTGCGCTGGTGCGGATGCCGGAGGCGATCGAATGGACCGAGCCGGCGCCGAACCCGAAGGACGCCAGCCGTTCGATCGAGGACGACGATACGATGTTCCGCGCCCACTAG